The sequence TGGCTGGTGTGGGTGGGCGCAGACCCCGCGGGGCAGGACCTTACCTCTCACTTACGACTCGATCTGTGTTCTTAGGAGTGCGCCTGGCCCAGCACAGGTGCGCAGCGCACACCTGGGTGGGTTATGTCACCGAGTGTGTGAACGTGGGGGCCGCTCCATCCTCGCCGTCCTCCGTCCTCACTGTGAGCGGCGTGGCGCTGAGTTGCTCTGCCCCAGAGCGCGACTCACTCTCTCTAGGCATGAGCATGTCTCATCCTCCTAAATGTCGAGTAGGAAGCAGAGTCTGGGTCCTGAGACGCCCCATTTCCCACCTGACAAGCGTTTTACTGCCTTGCATCCCATTGGGATTAGAAAtacatagagggcttccctggtggcacagtggttaagaatccgcctgccaatccaggggacacaggttcgagccctggtccaggaagatcccacaagccgcggagcaactaagcccgtgcgccaacagctactgagcctgagctctagagcccgtgagccatgaccactgagcccacgtgccacaactactgaagcccgtgctccgcagcaagagaagccaccgcaatgagaagcccgcgcactgcaacgaggagtagcccccgcccgccacaactagagaaagcccttgcaaggcaatgaagacccaatgcagccaaaaataaatttacatataaaaagaaaaccatagaaaTGGCCACTTAAGGCTTTTCTGGGAGAAGGGGTTCCGGTGTGGGCGTCCCTGCCAGGTCCCAGCTCCTTTATGACCTGGGTTCCCAgattaagaaaggaagaaacttcCCCAAACTAGCCTCCTTTGGTTTAAGTGGTGGGGCTGCCGAGGGGGGCGCAAACCCCAGATGGCGTGGGATCCCGCGTGGGTGGCCGGACCTTGCGCTCCATCCCAGGTACATCCCGCACGGCCTGCGCTGCCAGCATTTTTCAGCTCAAGTAGGGTTTTTATGACTGGAAAATTTTCCTGCTGGactttaagagaaaaacaatcGGTCTTTAAACATGAGGCATATTTAAAGGCGGTCTCTTCTGTTCGATTCCGTGGTTTATGTTTGTGCAAACTCCAAGCGGGCGCTGAGCCGGCGCGCGTGGGTCTGACCGCGTGTCTTCTTGCAGCTGGGGAAGAAGCAGGCCCTGCCGCCCTTCCAGCCGCAGATAACGGACGACTACGGCCTGGACAACTTCGACACGCAGTTCACCAGCGAGCCGGTGCAGCTGACCCCGGACGACGAGTAAGACCTGCCAGACGGGCGGGGCGTCCTGAGCGGCGGGGGCGTGGCCGTGGGCGGGTCTcgcgtggggggcgggggcggggcatcCCGAGCTGCGGGCCGGGGTCTCGCGCGGCCCGTCGAGCCTGCCCTGTCCGGTACCCACAGGGACGTCCTCAAGAGGATCGACCAGTCGGAGTTTGAAGGGTTTGAATACACCCACCCGCTGCTCCTGTCCGCCGAGGAGTCCGCGTGAGGCGCCGCGTTCTCGTCGTGGACGCGGGCAGCCGGTGCGGGCCTGTCCCCGACCACCGCGCATGCATGCATGCCGGGCTGGGTGCTGGCGGCCCGGGCAGAACAGCCCCTCCATGCGGCCCGCGGCCGCCTGCACCAGAGGAACTTGCTTCTTGGGCCTGCGCCGCGGAGGCCGCGGTGCCCGTGTCCGAGGGAGGAAGTGTCCCCGACTTCGAAGGTGCACACTTTCCACAGAAACAGAACTGACCTGCTCCGCCGGGAGAGTTAGCCTGTAACGTCCTGAGGAATAAAGTGTCCCGATGATGTTGAAGCTTCCCTCTGATGCCTTTTTTTCGCGGGTGGCACCCGCCCAGCGTCGCAGGCACAGCCCCACCCGGAGGAGGCGCGGGCCGGGGACGGGAGTGTAAGTGCCTGCGGGGACCCACTGCAATGGAGCATTTTTACAAATTCGGAACATTTTCTAAATCCTGGTAAGTTCCTGTTGTTaatatttaacaagtattttcaTACCGAGCACGTCAGTAGCCCCTGTGGTCTGACGCCCAGGTCCCCCCTTCACCAGGTGGGCACCGCTGGTCCCGACCCAGGCATTAGACTGACCAGGAAAATTGGATCATAGAGGTTCTAAAACACGGCTCACCAAAGCACCCgtagaccaaaaaacaaaaaaaatctgaaaactaaatccgcacaaaatatatttctggaaACACTAAGCAGTGCCTATGTGACGTCTTGTGTTACGTATCAGattttgggaaaatatttttatcagaaataatgATGCTcagaattagaaattttaaaagatatatgtatgATGGGTCCTAAGCCTTAAAGTGAAACAGTAAATCTGGAATACCCTCACACACGCATCTCTGGGCACGGCTCACCCCCACTTCCCATAATCTGCAAAGGGGGCGCGTGTCACTCGGCCACCGTCGTAAGTGAAAAGTCAAACCCGAGGTTTTCTAGAACGAGGTAGATCGTGGGTTTGCAAGTCCCTGACATGTCAGGTGTGGCTCAGGGACAGGCAGAGTgttgggggggggcaggggccTTGCCCGCCCTCGGGGACAGCAGTCCCCGGATGTCCCACATCGCCACACACCCCTAGGCCTTGCTTCTCTCCATGTGTCTGCGGCCTCGGGCGGATCACGGTAATTAAAGGATAACAGAGAAGCCGCGGCCTCACCGGCCTCACCGTGACCCTCCGCAGACACGCCAGCCTCCCCAGGCCCCTGACCCCGGTGGCAGAGCAGTGTCCATGGAACGTGTAGGCTTGTCCCAACCAGCACCCCAGTTGTGACCAGGACCCACCTCCAGAGACGGAAATGAGGGACCACGGACCAGAGTCAGAGCTGCCTGGGCCTGAGGGGCGTGGCAGCCCCGCGGTGACGTCGTCCTGGAGCCACGTGTGAGGGCTGCGAGGTCGCCTGGGCGGGGGAGACCCCGCTTGCCCAGGACAGGGTCACGGACGGCCTCAGGAGCCCCCTTCCTCCCAACAGGGGTCGCGTGCTGCATCGGGTATGGTGACATCTTTGCTCAGACAGCACAGGGGCCACGGATCTGTTCAAACTTAAGGCATTTATATGAAGGTTGCGGTGCTGCCAAACAGCTTCCCGGTCACCAGTGCGGGTGCTCGTGTCCAAGACGTGTGCGTGACCTGTGCTCCTGGGGAGGGGAGATTTTGTGCACAGtcacttgtttttataaattgaaggtgaAGGGTGTGCTGAGGCGGGGTTTGGAAACAAATCATTAACATTTTCCAGCGGCTCCAGTCACAATACGGTGTCCTTTTGATACGGTTCTTGGAAACTGGGGCCGTCAGAACTGTAAAGAGGTAACCGCGTCCCTGTGGTTTGTACAGTGAATGGCGGCGCACGTGGCCATGGCTTTCCTCCTGCAGAGGGGGTGCCCACCGAGGCCACACCCGCTCGTGTCTTGCACATTATTAAAGACGTTAATGACAGTGCGTGCTGTTGTCGTTTTCATTAGAAGTAGGCGTCTCCAGGAGCAAAGGCTCCTGAAGccatttttgaaaaacagagtttatttttcagagcagttttaggttcgcaGCAAGAGTGAGGGTACGGTACAGAGTTCCCAcgtgcccccccgccccgctgccGCCTCCGTCTCCCAGCATCCCCGTAGGGGGTGCATTTGCTACCAGGGAAGAACCTGCTCTGCTGCATCACCCGGGAGcagtacattctgtgggtttggacccAGGCTCGATACACGTATTGCGTAACCACCCTTGTAGTTCAGAGTATTTTCCTGCCCTaaactcctctgtgctctgcctatctATGCCCGCTCCCCACCAACCCCTGGGGACCACTGGTCTTTTCACCGTCTCCACGGCTTTTGCCTGTCCCAGAAGGTCCTAGAGTTGGAACCACACGTGTAGCCTTTTCACGTTGGCGCCTTTCACTGAGAAATGTGCACTGACGCTtcctgtgtcttttcatggctcgtCTGAAGCcctttttgaaaggaaaatacCAACTTCTGGGGGTTAACCCTAGGCTTCCACATCCTACCGCCTCCCTCCCGCCGGTGCTGCAGCCGCTGTGGCTGTGCTGGAGACGAGGCTCTTCCAGAACCTGTGGGCCAACAGCGCCGGAAGGAAAACTACCCACACCCGCTCCCTGGCCCTGCTTCCCGTGGGCACTGAGAGCACGAACGAGACACAGCTCACACAAGAGGCCGGCAGGCGGGCCTGTCCCTCCCCGTGAATTCCCGACTTGAGGGGAGCTGCTCTGAACCCCTGCGGGTGGTGACAGGCACCAGTGACAGTGCCTTCCTTGCTGGCAGTAACCTACAGCTGCAGAAGGAGCAGGTTCACCCGGGGGTTAAAACACGGTCGTGAAACGTGAGCCAGTCGGAGGTGAGCAAAGCGTCCGTTCTGCCAACTTGGGTACAAACACCCGAACCGCTGGTGACACCGTCTGTCACCTGCCTGGGCTGCTCTGTCCACTTCAGTCACCACGCTGCTCagcatcaccccaaaaggaaaaagGACCCAATGTTCTGGCCTCAACACAGACGCGGGACGTGAACGCCTCACGCTGACGCGCTCTAATACACAGCTTTGGGGGACGCAGGGCGGAGGGGCAGCGGCCCAGCCGGTGGAGGGGGAGCCGTGGGCCGGGCTGCTCACCACACCACGTCGTCCGTGCTCTCcgccaggcactgggccaggtGGCTCTCAATGTCCAGCTGGGTCAGCCTGCGAGGAGAGGAGAGGGTCACGGGCAGGGAGGGCGCCCGGCCAGAGCACGCGACACCCGCTTCACGCCCTTCCTGGGTGCTCACCACGCACCAAAGAGTAGCTGGAGAGAAACCGGGGACGGTGCCCTCGGCTGGCAGAACCAAGGAGGCGGCCCCCCAACCAGAAAGGGCCTTTCCAAACCCTGCTCCTGGGTCCAAGGTCCCCAGGGCGCCCAGAAGGCTTGTTGGATGCCCGTTCCCAGGCTCACCTGGCACCTGCGTCTGAGATTGAGGGGAACCCTGTGTCAGAAAGTCCCAAGTAAAGGGCGTGGGCAAGACACGGGGCCCCCCAGGTGGGGGGCGGGGTCCCCACCCCCCATGGCGGGGGCTCTGTCTCATCAGTCAGACAAGCCCACCAGGTGTGTCCGCACCAACAAATGCCCATGcgtcccttccctccttccctccgaAGTTTTCCTTCGAAAACTACCCGCTTGGcaaccagaaaagaaaaggcgTGAGCGCTGGTGACTAGGAGGGCGGTCACTACGAAGGTGGGCGGTCACTACGAAGGTGGGCGTGCGCCTCAGACCTGAGAATGTGTCTTCTTCACTCAGGGACTCGGCCCCTCTGGGGAAGAGGACTTAGTGGGGCTCCAAGGCCCGCGGGTCAGCCCCTCGGcattgggtgggggaggggagagtgggcgCCGGTCACAGCGGGCGCCTCCCATCCCTGACCTCGTCTGATGCCATCAAGGAGGAGAGGCCGGGAATGACCGTCCCCCATGTGCTGGTGGCCCGTGTACGGTCAGCTTGCAGCCACGGTGCCCAGAGGGCGGCAGAGCCAGGCGTTCGGCAGACCAAGCTGGTCACCTGGCCAGAGCAGACAGGCCCTTCCCTGCACCACTACGTCCCGGCGCCCAGCCTGAAATGACCTCCTTTCACCGCGTGGCTCGGCGAGCCCGAGGGCCACGGCCTCTCCCCTGATGCACGCCCACGGCGGCCTCTGCTGCTCGCGGGAGCCCCTGCCAGTCCGGGTGGCCTTCTGCTCCCTCCTGGGGATTTGAGGCCCCCGGTCAGTGCCTCCTCGAGTCCCTAGAGGCCCCTCAGCCCGTCCTGGGAAGCAGCCCCTCCACGTGCCTTCTCCGAGGCCACCATAAGACCCTAAGATCTGGACCGGGTCACCTCGTCCGGGGGCTGCCCGGCACTGTCCCTCGGTGGGGACACAGTCTGGGATTCCCTCACACACCCCAACAGGAGCCTCGTGGCGGGTCCACTTTGCACACTGAgcttctgcctctgtctcccaCTCGTGCCCGGTGCGTGGACGGGAGGCCCAGCACAGGAAGGGGCTCTGCTCCGACCCTCCAGGGGCCTCGGAGCGCGTGAGACCCCACGGGCTGGCCTGGGTCTCATCACGCGGACACGGTGCCCGTCTGGTTTCCCGTCCTCACGTCAGGTGGCGGGTGAGAGCCAATCTCCGGAACCAGCCCCGAGCTCACGGACCCCGAGGGGCTTTCACACACACGTGGTACATGACGGCCCTCAGGTCAGAGAAGaatctcagagaacaaacggttctgAGTGACCCGGAAAGCGCGAGGCTCCAAGAAAGACAAGCACCGTCTCACTGCCCGTGGCGCCCAGGCCGCCCGCACCTCCCGCGGCCCAGCAGCCCATCCCTCTGCTCCGAGGGGCGGCAGGGCTTCCATCTCTGCCCCAAAACAGTCCCCAGAATCACTGAAAGCAAGTGTGGCACAGTCCCATTTCCGTCCCCTAATGGCCTGACCTGTCCCCTTGCCCCAGGGGTGGAGGGGCTCGGGGTGTGGCCCGGCAAGGGCCCGCTCTCTCCTTCTTAATCAGAGGGAAGAACGTGCTAGAAGCATTCCAGACACGCGGAGGCCTGGACCCAACCGCACTGACACCTACTCTGCAATCCCGAGGCATTCTGCCCAGCCTCAGTCTAACTGCTTAAAGAGCTCAGACTAGAactttctttctaacatatctgggAGTCCTTTTTTAGACTGTGTAGAAAAACAAGTAATCCAAGAACAAAAGCCACCCCTAGACCGGGACGGAGGGGCTGGGCCGCACGTCTGCTGCCAAGAAGACGTTCTTTCAACGGGAACGAATCAAGAGGACTTCGTATTTTAAAAAGCGTTCATGGCTTCATCAGGACTCGTAGGCAGGGTTGGGGggacgacttccctggtggcgcagtggttaagaatcctctttccaatgctggggacacgggttcgagccctggtcggggaactacgatcccacatgctgcagggcaactaagcccgcgcgccgcaacaaaaaatcccatgtgctgcaactaagacccaatgcaccaaaaataaacaaatgtttaaaaaaaaaaaaaattggtgagaGAGCTGGTGTTTGCAGCCCACAACTGTCCTGAAGCATCAGTACAGGCAAGAGACATGTTCGGTGAGACACTGGGTCTGGGAAAAATTTTCCAGCGCTACGAGGAGCACGGGCATCTCAGCGCGGCTGCCACACCCACTGcacacccccccccgcccccgccatgcCAGACCTGTGCCGGCTGGGGGGCCTCGCCCACAGCCCCCCCTGGGGACAGCCACCTCCTCACCCCTCGccctcactctccccaccccaagccGTCCAGGCCCCCAAAAGCTTGGCTCCAGTGAAGTGTCGCCACTGGAGGAGCCTGGATGTTTCACTGCAGACCTGTGCAGTTCTGTGCCGCACGTTTTGATCACTGGTTTGATGACTTTTGTCTGTCATCAGCTGCTAGTTCTATAAGCCACTCCCTTCACCCCCCAGGGCTGGTTTTacttctggaaaaccaaagacAAGGCACGTAACTGAACCCACCCTCCAGGCCACGGGACACGCAGAGCACGTCCAGCTACCGAAACCGGCCGTCCACCCCCTTCATCCGACCAAACTCCTTCCCGCCGTCCTGACCCCCAtgaccccccacacacacctgtgTCCTCGGCTTTGTGACATGTGGCCCACAAGCTGGGCAATTGGGACTTCTTAGCAAAGTCCAATTCCACCACCCTtacttttaaaaaggtataaaagtatacattagacttttaaaaagagataagtATCTCTAGACACAGAAAtgaaatcttgtttttaaaactggCAATCCACCCGCGGGGGAAGGTGCTCGAGGGGCTGTAACAGAAAACTGCTCAGTGACCCACAGCCTGGACTGGCTCTGGAGGCAGTCCACCCGGGGATGCCAGTCACTTCCCGGTTCCCGGATGTCAGGGTGGACCCGGTTGGAGCCAGAGCCTCCCTGCCCTCATGCTGCAGAGTCTCAGAGGCCCCGTCCAGGAGGCTGCAGGCTGTCAGCAGGGCCCCAGGCCGGTGGACCAGGAAGTAGACCCCCAGACCTGCACCCCTGTGCCCTCTGGCTCATCAGCACCGTCTCTGCGCTTTGCCCACTTTTTCTGCGTGAAATTATCACTTTAGAATGCCAAAGTCGCGCTCAGTTACCCTAGCTTTCTGAAACTGCCTGTGGTTTCCAGAGAAAGAGCCACCGGGTGgcagcagaggggagggaaggcccAGGGGGGCCACTCACCTGGGGGCGAAGACGGCCTGGCACATGGGGCAGCTCTGCAGTGTCGGCAACCCCTCTACGGACGGCTGCTCCTCAGCGCTGGAGGTCCCGCGGGGCTCGGGCGCGGGGTGTCGTTGGGGGGACCAGGCGGAGGACCCCGTGCGCCCCAGGGCCTCGCGGAGCACCCGGTCGCAGTCGCTTGGGTCCCCGCCTCGCCGCGGGGCCGGCGGGAAGGGCGTCCAGGAGAAGGTCTCGGTTCCCACGATGAAGCTTTCCGGGGGCGCGCGCTCAGGGCTGCGCGTGGGCTCCTACAAGACGGGGTCGTCGGaccgcgcccgccccgccccgccccagcccgAGACCCGGGGCCACGCGGGGACCACTGCACACGCACCTGGCCGGGGAAAGCGGGCAGCGGCGGCGGCTCGCCGTCCACGTTCAGCTCCGCACACGCGGCGCGCAGCAGCTCAGCCCACGGCCGCGCACACTCGCCGCCGTCCGGAGGGGAACCGGGGGGCTTGCTCGGGGACCTGGGGCGACGGGGCGGTGAGAACTCAGCCGGCGGGGAGGGCACAGGAGAGAGGACTCAGCGGGGGGGACAGGTGTGCAGCTCGGCGTGGGGAGGTGAGAATTCCGCGGGTGGGGGTCGGGTGGGAAGAGCTGAGGGGGCGGGGCAGGTCCGAGGTGGGCTCGGGGAAGCACGTGGGGACGTGACACCCGGCCACTGCTCGGCCGGGGACACTAGCCTCCCCATtctccctgctgcccccagccccggccTCACCGGACCCCCGAGGGTGGCCTCCGGCGGCTCAGTCTCAGCCTCGACCTCTTCGCCGCCTCCATCCGCCCGGAGCCAGCGCGTCCGGCGGAAATGAGCGGCCCGCGCGCCGGACCCCGCCCCCAGCACAGACCCCGCCCCCGGCACAGACCCCGCCCCGGGCACTCCCGGCTCGCCAGGGCGGAACCCAACCCAGGACCCCCTAGTCAATCCCCGCACGGCCAGACGTGAGCTGTGGaccccaactcccacccccaCGTGGGCGCTTGACCCGACCCTGGGGACCCCACGACCTGCTCCGCAGGCCATGAGGTGACCTCCCCTTTGTGGCACTATCGGAGGGTGGTATCCTGACCCCAACCTTTGGGGAGACGGAGGGCAGGGTTCCTCCGTCCACCGCGGAGGCGGCACTGAGGTCGGGAGGCTGCCTTGCCCTGCCCTGAGGGAGTCATTTTCCAGCTGAGCCGGCGGATGCCGCCCTCACCCCTCAGGCCTGGGGTCTGCAGCGGCTTCTAGGAGGAGGAACTGCGCGGGAAGTCCTGGCGTCCCCACCCGCCGCTTCCAGGCCTCATCTAGCTCTGCCACCTCCCTTTGCATCGGCAGccctgagcctgggcgtccagcTCTGACGACCCGGGCGATCCTTCCCCGTTTCCTTACAAAAGGGAGGAGCTTAGTTCCCTTAATTAagaaatagagggacttccctggtggtccaacggttaagactccgcgctcccaatgcggggtggggggtggggtggggcctgggttcgatccctggtcagggacctagagcccgtgtgccgcaactaagacccggtgcagccaaataagtaaataaataaaaagcaatgtgAGACGACCAAGTGCAGCGCCCGAGTCCTGGGCCAGGGGCGGGGGCCTGGAGGTGGAGGGCCTTTGAGGGGGCTTCTGTGACACCCCGGGCGCCAGGCATTCTCGTCCAGTGACCTTGCAATCCACCACGTGGTGGCAGCAGACGCTCAGGCACCCTCGGCCACTCCTGTCGGTGCAGAGTTTGTGCCCTGGGGGCCCCAGGATGGGACTGAGGTGTGCAGGACGAGCcgggtggtggtggggttcccAGACACGGCACCACTGGCTCTGGCTTCAGCTTCCGCTGCTTCAGAGCCTCTCCTGGAACTGTCACCGCGCCTCTGAGCGCCAGCCGTGGGGACTTCCAGGAGGAACGCAGGCAGACGGGGCCCCAGCAGGCCTCGCCGGCCGGCGCGTGCCCCACTGTCGGGCCGTTCTGGGAAGCCGCCTGGGGACATCAGTGTGAGCAGCTGCTCCTCCCCCGCAGGGCTCTGGGAACTGAGCCCTGGGGTCTTCAGCGTCCTGGCCTCTGCCTGTACAGACCTCACACAGCCGACGCCCCAGCCCGAGGCAGGAGCAGGGAGGGTCTCAGGTGCCCCGAGGAGGTGCAGGCCCCGGTGGCTGTCAGGGCCTGGCTGAGCCTGGCTCTGGCCTTCAGCACAGCGGGTGGGGGGCACTCATGCTCCTTTGGCCTTAACCACGCCAAAGGGCCTCATTTACCCTGGGCTGCTGGGGGGTGCGTGGGATCTAGACCCCAGGCCAGGCAGAACAGAGGCCCTCGGGATCCATGCTCTGGGGATGGCAGAGCCAGAGCGACATGTCAAAGCTGTCTCCTGGGGGCTTCTCCTCTCTGGTTTCATCCGGCTGCTGGGGATTAACTCCCCCATCGCCACTGAGACCTACAGCCGGGGACACTTCCACCGAGAACAGAGCCGGGGTGACCCGTATGCCTGCTCGCGGCAGGTGCCGGCACCCGGCAGGAGCCCCGTCCCCTTGGCTGCCGCTTTCCCGACAGCTGCCCGCCGCCTGCCCAGCCCGCACGAGGACCTTCTGGAGGTGGACGGGGACCCACCTTGTCCCAGCTGTCCTGGCGTTATCAGCAAGAcgcggtggcggggggggggggggggggggggggggcggggaggtggggctggaggaagtTTAAAAGTTGAACGTGATTAAAAGGCTCCCGTTTTCTGAGCCACCTGCTGCAGTGACAGGCCGCGGGCTTG comes from Delphinus delphis chromosome 1, mDelDel1.2, whole genome shotgun sequence and encodes:
- the FAAP20 gene encoding Fanconi anemia core complex-associated protein 20 isoform X2; the encoded protein is MEAAKRSRLRLSRRRPPSGVRSPSKPPGSPPDGGECARPWAELLRAACAELNVDGEPPPLPAFPGQEPTRSPERAPPESFIVGTETFSWTPFPPAPRRGGDPSDCDRVLREALGRTGSSAWSPQRHPAPEPRGTSSAEEQPSVEGLPTLQSCPMCQAVFAPRLTQLDIESHLAQCLAESTDDVVW
- the FAAP20 gene encoding Fanconi anemia core complex-associated protein 20 isoform X1, producing the protein MDAHPSAAVTRVPEEAKGALTPTPLTGLARPAHRGVEASAPVSQRQTPLRWGGGQSTVTLALRTPGAHRSPSKPPGSPPDGGECARPWAELLRAACAELNVDGEPPPLPAFPGQEPTRSPERAPPESFIVGTETFSWTPFPPAPRRGGDPSDCDRVLREALGRTGSSAWSPQRHPAPEPRGTSSAEEQPSVEGLPTLQSCPMCQAVFAPRLTQLDIESHLAQCLAESTDDVVW